One genomic window of Pseudokineococcus lusitanus includes the following:
- a CDS encoding DUF3107 domain-containing protein → MEIRIGVQNVAREIVLESDQEPDEVARLVEAAVNDGAALQLVDEKGRRVLVPAGVLGYVEVAGETARRVGFGSA, encoded by the coding sequence GTGGAGATCCGCATCGGCGTCCAGAACGTCGCCCGAGAGATCGTCCTGGAGTCCGACCAGGAGCCGGACGAGGTCGCCCGCCTCGTCGAGGCCGCCGTCAACGACGGCGCCGCCCTCCAGCTCGTCGACGAGAAGGGCCGCCGCGTCCTCGTCCCCGCGGGCGTCCTCGGCTACGTCGAGGTCGCCGGCGAGACGGCGCGACGGGTGGGCTTCGGCTCCGCCTGA
- a CDS encoding TetR/AcrR family transcriptional regulator yields the protein MGRADRRAQLLAAAQRLFARAGYHGTGMDAIAQRAGITKPVLYRHFPGKRDLYLAVVERSCADLEAAVRAALAPPPDGVADNRLRVAQTVDAYFAFVDEDLGARLVFESDLTSDAAVRARLAALEAACAAAVTDAVVADTALPVAGARVLAVALAGSAQVAARSWVAGGREVPREEAAALITSLVWRGLRGLPRVDRPADRPAGRADGHGTDGPGGPTSGTPD from the coding sequence CTGGGGCGGGCCGACCGGCGCGCCCAGCTCCTCGCGGCCGCGCAGCGGCTCTTCGCGCGGGCCGGCTACCACGGCACCGGCATGGACGCGATCGCCCAGCGGGCCGGCATCACGAAGCCGGTGCTCTACCGCCACTTCCCCGGCAAGCGGGACCTCTACCTCGCCGTCGTGGAGCGCTCGTGCGCCGACCTCGAGGCCGCCGTCCGCGCCGCGCTCGCGCCGCCGCCCGACGGCGTCGCCGACAACCGCCTCCGCGTGGCGCAGACGGTCGACGCGTACTTCGCCTTCGTCGACGAGGACCTCGGCGCCCGGCTCGTCTTCGAGTCCGACCTCACGAGCGACGCCGCGGTCCGCGCGCGGCTCGCCGCCCTCGAGGCGGCCTGCGCGGCCGCCGTCACCGACGCCGTCGTCGCCGACACCGCCCTGCCGGTGGCGGGCGCCCGCGTCCTCGCGGTGGCGCTGGCGGGCAGCGCCCAGGTCGCCGCCCGCTCGTGGGTGGCGGGGGGCCGCGAGGTCCCGCGCGAGGAGGCCGCGGCCCTCATCACCTCGCTGGTGTGGCGGGGCCTGCGGGGCCTGCCCCGCGTGGACCGGCCCGCGGACCGCCCCGCCGGGCGGGCGGACGGGCACGGCACCGACGGGCCGGGCGGGCCGACGTCGGGGACGCCGGACTAG
- a CDS encoding GlsB/YeaQ/YmgE family stress response membrane protein — MTVGGIISAIVVGLVIGALARLVLPGKQNISIVLTILIGIVAAFIGTAIAGAIVDTNGFSFVQLIIQVVLAVIGVAIVGGVSGRKAVGR, encoded by the coding sequence ATGACTGTCGGCGGAATCATCAGCGCGATCGTGGTCGGCCTCGTCATCGGGGCCCTGGCGCGCCTCGTGCTGCCGGGCAAGCAGAACATCAGCATCGTGCTCACGATCCTCATCGGGATCGTGGCGGCCTTCATCGGCACGGCCATCGCGGGCGCGATCGTCGACACGAACGGCTTCTCGTTCGTGCAGCTCATCATCCAGGTCGTGCTCGCCGTCATCGGCGTCGCGATCGTCGGTGGCGTCAGCGGCCGGAAGGCCGTCGGCCGCTGA
- a CDS encoding ThiF family adenylyltransferase, whose amino-acid sequence MSAPAPGAGGLPPLVAPVAALTPAQRRRAVRHLVLPGLGEEGQRRLAGARVLVVGAGGLGSPVLGYLAAAGVGRLGVVDDDVVAVSNLQRQLLHGTADVGEPKTASAARALAALDPGVEVVAHAERLADPDRVLELVRGYDLVVDGADNFPTRYLVADACEAAGVPEVWGSVLRWDGQVSVFWPGRGPGYRDLFPAPPPEGSVASCAEAGVLGAVCGLVGSVMATEVVKVLTGAGRPLVGRVAVLDGLAMTWREVPVRAGGRAAARPAGGGEEASPSSASPGAPRGDHGQVVPAARPPVEEVGPEELDDLVAAGTAVVDVRGRAERAAAPVPGGLGVDLHEMLAAPGRQPGALAPGGTLAGLDRDAPVVVCCATGVRSLLVAEQLQDSGFRHVRHLRGGVVAWLEQG is encoded by the coding sequence GTGAGCGCGCCCGCCCCGGGCGCCGGGGGCCTGCCGCCGCTCGTCGCGCCCGTCGCCGCGCTGACGCCCGCCCAGCGGCGGCGCGCCGTGCGCCACCTCGTCCTGCCCGGCCTCGGCGAGGAGGGGCAGCGGCGCCTCGCGGGGGCCCGCGTGCTCGTCGTCGGCGCGGGCGGGCTCGGCTCCCCGGTGCTCGGCTACCTCGCGGCGGCGGGCGTCGGCCGCCTCGGCGTCGTCGACGACGACGTCGTCGCCGTCTCCAACCTGCAGCGCCAGCTCCTGCACGGCACGGCCGACGTCGGGGAGCCCAAGACCGCCAGCGCCGCCCGGGCGCTCGCGGCCCTCGACCCGGGCGTGGAGGTCGTGGCGCACGCCGAGCGCCTGGCGGACCCCGACCGGGTGCTCGAGCTCGTGCGCGGCTACGACCTCGTCGTCGACGGCGCCGACAACTTCCCCACCCGCTACCTCGTCGCCGACGCCTGCGAGGCCGCCGGCGTCCCGGAGGTGTGGGGGTCGGTCCTGCGCTGGGACGGCCAGGTGAGCGTCTTCTGGCCGGGGCGGGGCCCGGGCTACCGCGACCTCTTCCCCGCGCCGCCCCCCGAGGGGTCGGTCGCGTCCTGCGCGGAGGCCGGCGTCCTCGGGGCGGTGTGCGGGCTCGTCGGGTCGGTCATGGCCACCGAGGTCGTCAAGGTCCTCACCGGGGCCGGGCGCCCCCTCGTCGGGCGCGTCGCCGTCCTCGACGGCCTCGCCATGACCTGGCGCGAGGTGCCCGTCCGCGCGGGAGGACGGGCCGCCGCGCGCCCCGCCGGGGGCGGGGAGGAGGCGTCGCCGTCGTCCGCGTCGCCGGGGGCCCCCCGCGGCGACCACGGCCAGGTCGTGCCGGCCGCGCGGCCCCCCGTCGAGGAGGTCGGGCCCGAGGAGCTGGACGACCTCGTGGCCGCCGGGACCGCCGTCGTCGACGTGCGCGGCCGCGCCGAGCGCGCGGCGGCGCCCGTGCCGGGCGGGCTGGGCGTCGACCTCCACGAGATGCTCGCGGCCCCGGGGCGGCAGCCGGGCGCGCTCGCGCCGGGCGGCACCCTCGCCGGGCTGGACCGCGACGCCCCCGTCGTCGTCTGCTGCGCCACCGGCGTGCGCTCGCTGCTCGTCGCGGAGCAGCTGCAGGACAGCGGTTTCCGTCACGTCCGCCACCTGCGGGGCGGCGTCGTCGCCTGGCTGGAGCAGGGGTGA
- a CDS encoding MGMT family protein has product MSPRPGGRRASAWEDAVLAVVAQVPPGRVLTYGDVAELLGHGSARGVGQSMAHAGDEVCWWRVVRADGGLHEPLRARAAVEHGREGTPRRPDGRVDLGRARWDAAGLDLPSAPPG; this is encoded by the coding sequence GTGAGCCCCCGGCCCGGCGGGCGCCGCGCCTCCGCGTGGGAGGACGCCGTCCTCGCCGTGGTGGCGCAGGTGCCGCCCGGGCGGGTCCTCACGTACGGCGACGTGGCCGAGCTGCTCGGCCACGGCTCGGCGCGCGGCGTCGGGCAGTCGATGGCCCACGCCGGCGACGAGGTCTGCTGGTGGCGGGTCGTGCGGGCCGACGGCGGCCTCCACGAGCCGCTGCGCGCCCGTGCGGCCGTCGAGCACGGCCGGGAGGGGACGCCCCGTCGCCCCGACGGCCGGGTGGACCTCGGCCGCGCCCGGTGGGACGCCGCGGGGCTCGACCTGCCGTCCGCGCCGCCCGGGTGA
- a CDS encoding DUF3152 domain-containing protein, with translation MVSRRVVRRRRQVLAGGLLLVAAVSTAAAVSREDAAPAPQAPAAAPVPPSPSATAARSPATTAASAPDPVDADPDRAAGVLERRVPDAGTGRRVTVPGTSAAAPAAEGARVVQTRVQVEEGLPADHEAVAGTVMAALQDERGWAPDGWAFARTDDAEGSPAPDLTVVVAGPDLTDDLCAPLRTRGRLSCAVGDVAVLTWYRWVEGAEAYGEDRAGYRQYLVSHEVGHTLGHGHVGCPGEGEPAPVMLQQTKGLQGCAANPWPHP, from the coding sequence GTGGTGAGCCGTCGGGTCGTCCGTCGCCGCCGCCAGGTCCTGGCCGGCGGCCTGCTGCTCGTGGCCGCCGTCAGCACCGCCGCCGCGGTCTCCCGCGAGGACGCGGCGCCCGCCCCGCAGGCCCCGGCGGCCGCCCCCGTCCCGCCGTCGCCGTCGGCCACGGCCGCCCGCTCGCCCGCGACCACGGCGGCCTCGGCGCCGGACCCGGTGGACGCCGACCCGGACCGGGCCGCCGGGGTGCTCGAGCGGCGGGTGCCGGACGCGGGCACGGGGCGCCGCGTCACCGTCCCCGGGACGTCGGCCGCGGCCCCCGCGGCCGAGGGGGCGCGGGTCGTGCAGACCCGCGTCCAGGTGGAGGAGGGGCTGCCCGCCGACCACGAGGCCGTCGCCGGGACCGTCATGGCCGCGCTGCAGGACGAGCGGGGGTGGGCGCCCGACGGCTGGGCCTTCGCCCGGACCGACGACGCCGAGGGGTCGCCCGCGCCGGACCTCACCGTCGTCGTCGCCGGCCCCGACCTCACCGACGACCTGTGCGCCCCGCTGCGCACCCGCGGACGGCTGTCGTGCGCCGTCGGGGACGTCGCCGTCCTCACCTGGTACCGGTGGGTCGAGGGCGCCGAGGCCTACGGCGAGGACCGCGCCGGCTACCGGCAGTACCTCGTCTCGCACGAGGTCGGCCACACGCTCGGGCACGGCCACGTCGGCTGCCCGGGCGAGGGCGAGCCCGCGCCGGTCATGCTCCAGCAGACCAAGGGCCTGCAGGGCTGCGCCGCCAACCCCTGGCCGCACCCGTGA
- a CDS encoding ATP-dependent helicase has protein sequence MRRPRRVVRPPLLDPVQAEVAGAPPGSGSLVLLGAPGTGRTTTLVETVARRAAAGEDPGRLLLLAPGRVAAAALRDRVGDRLARTSVEPAARSWHAYAFSLLRRTALEHDEPAPRLVSGPEQDRAIAELLAGHARGEGRRPAWPASVRPALGPRGTGLRGLRDELRDLVMRCLERGVTAEELADRGHEVGRPEWVAAASVLSEYEEVAALRDGAAHDPSALVDAAARLLEDDEELAARERSRWALVGVDDAHEAGAAVGRLLDALAPGDGGPDLVVTGDPDATTQSFRGADPLVLAGLARRSRVLVLGVRHRAGGAVADAVRRVAEGVPSAGLVEQRRAADPPARAVDEPVEGEPEDGEPEDDAGAGGTCVERAVLRSAAAEGAYVAGLLREAHLRRGVPWEEMAVVVRSAGRTAPLRRALQAAGVPTADVGGDLPVRDEPAVRPLLLALAVALDLRDGVAGSPDGEAAVALLTSGVGGADAVHLRRLRRRLRAAERAAGGARGSDELLVALVADGLAGGGAAGRDGTPASAEDPADGAGDPVVAAVLAEGSADVAPGRRVRRVLRAALGAATPAPDGPGAPVVGSAAGDPGDAEEVLWALWRATGLAARWQEQALAGGPAGRRADSDLDAVVALFEAVARFADAAVRRGPRALLEQLAGQELRADSLAERAAPGGRVELLTPQAAAGREWRTVVVAGLQDGVWPDTRVRDGLLGTSALVDLLAGRGDGTGRGPGARAEVVADERRLLHVAVSRARERLVATAVADGEQRPSPFLDLVAPPPPPAEGADPDEEVLTPVPRRLALPALVAEMRQVLVTPDGGRDGSGRPVDADRRAAAAAGLARLAAAGVPGADPDDWYGLAPLSDDGPLHPGDEPVPVSPSKVEQFGRCRLRWLLEASGAVAHEASGASVGTLVHDIAAQHPTADRATLRAELDRRWHELGLPDAWPAQRERRRAEAMLDLLAPYLAGSGGRTLVGTEVDVRVEVGRALLTGRVDRLERDGEGRLVVVDLKTGSSARKDELPRHPQLGAYQAAVEAGAFAASAGGGARSGGALLVNVKPPRAAASLQPQAPLEADPEPTWAADLLSATAEGMAGAAFPARDHDQCRTCPVRTSCPVRVEGRQVGA, from the coding sequence GTGCGCCGCCCCCGCCGGGTGGTGCGGCCGCCCCTGCTCGACCCGGTGCAGGCGGAGGTCGCCGGCGCCCCGCCCGGGTCCGGGTCCCTCGTCCTCCTCGGGGCGCCCGGCACGGGCCGGACGACGACGCTCGTCGAGACCGTGGCCCGGCGCGCCGCGGCCGGGGAGGACCCGGGCCGGCTCCTGCTCCTCGCGCCGGGACGCGTGGCCGCGGCCGCCCTCCGCGACCGGGTGGGGGACCGGCTCGCCCGCACGTCGGTGGAGCCGGCGGCCCGCAGCTGGCACGCCTACGCCTTCTCGCTGCTGCGCCGGACGGCGCTCGAGCACGACGAGCCGGCGCCCCGGCTGGTGTCCGGCCCCGAGCAGGACCGGGCCATCGCCGAGCTGCTCGCCGGGCACGCGCGCGGCGAGGGCCGCCGGCCGGCCTGGCCGGCGTCGGTGCGCCCGGCCCTGGGGCCGCGCGGCACGGGCCTGCGCGGCCTGCGGGACGAGCTGCGCGACCTCGTCATGCGCTGCCTCGAGCGCGGCGTGACGGCCGAGGAGCTGGCGGACCGCGGGCACGAGGTGGGGCGGCCGGAGTGGGTCGCCGCCGCGTCCGTGCTCTCGGAGTACGAGGAGGTCGCCGCGCTGCGCGACGGCGCGGCGCACGACCCGTCGGCGCTCGTCGACGCGGCGGCCCGGCTCCTCGAGGACGACGAGGAGCTGGCCGCCCGCGAGCGCTCGCGCTGGGCGCTGGTCGGGGTGGACGACGCCCACGAGGCGGGGGCCGCCGTCGGGCGGCTGCTCGACGCCCTCGCGCCCGGGGACGGCGGGCCGGACCTCGTCGTCACCGGCGACCCCGACGCGACGACGCAGTCCTTCCGCGGCGCCGACCCGCTCGTGCTGGCGGGGCTGGCCCGCCGCTCGCGCGTCCTCGTCCTCGGCGTCCGGCACCGCGCGGGCGGCGCCGTCGCGGACGCCGTGCGCCGGGTCGCCGAGGGCGTCCCCAGCGCCGGGCTCGTCGAGCAGCGCCGGGCGGCGGACCCGCCGGCGCGCGCGGTCGACGAGCCCGTGGAGGGCGAGCCGGAGGACGGCGAGCCGGAGGACGACGCGGGCGCGGGCGGGACCTGCGTCGAGCGGGCCGTCCTGCGCTCGGCCGCCGCGGAGGGCGCCTACGTCGCCGGTCTCCTCCGGGAGGCGCACCTGCGGCGCGGCGTGCCGTGGGAGGAGATGGCCGTCGTCGTCCGCAGCGCGGGCCGCACGGCGCCGCTGCGGCGGGCGCTGCAGGCCGCCGGCGTGCCCACCGCGGACGTCGGCGGGGACCTGCCGGTGCGCGACGAGCCGGCCGTGCGCCCGCTGCTGCTGGCGCTCGCGGTGGCGCTCGACCTGCGCGACGGCGTCGCCGGCAGCCCGGACGGCGAGGCGGCCGTGGCGCTGCTCACCTCCGGCGTCGGCGGTGCCGACGCCGTGCACCTGCGGCGGCTGCGCCGGCGCCTGCGGGCCGCCGAGCGCGCGGCGGGCGGCGCCCGGGGCAGCGACGAGCTGCTCGTCGCGCTCGTGGCCGACGGGCTCGCCGGCGGGGGCGCAGCGGGCCGGGACGGGACGCCGGCGTCGGCCGAGGACCCGGCCGACGGTGCCGGCGACCCGGTCGTCGCCGCCGTCCTCGCCGAGGGCTCGGCGGACGTCGCGCCCGGCCGCCGCGTCCGCCGGGTGCTGCGGGCGGCCCTCGGGGCCGCGACCCCCGCGCCGGACGGGCCCGGCGCGCCCGTCGTCGGGTCCGCCGCCGGCGACCCGGGCGACGCCGAGGAGGTGCTCTGGGCGCTGTGGCGCGCCACCGGCCTCGCGGCGCGCTGGCAGGAGCAGGCGCTCGCCGGGGGGCCGGCGGGGCGCCGCGCGGACTCCGACCTCGACGCCGTCGTCGCCCTCTTCGAGGCGGTCGCCCGCTTCGCCGACGCGGCCGTCCGCCGCGGCCCCCGGGCGCTGCTCGAGCAGCTGGCCGGCCAGGAGCTGCGCGCCGACAGCCTCGCCGAGCGGGCCGCCCCCGGCGGGCGGGTCGAGCTCCTCACCCCGCAGGCCGCGGCCGGCCGGGAGTGGCGCACCGTCGTCGTCGCCGGCCTGCAGGACGGCGTCTGGCCCGACACCCGCGTCCGCGACGGGCTGCTGGGGACGTCCGCGCTCGTCGACCTCCTCGCCGGGCGGGGCGACGGGACGGGGCGGGGGCCGGGGGCCCGCGCCGAGGTCGTCGCCGACGAGCGCCGGCTGCTGCACGTCGCCGTCTCCCGGGCCCGCGAGCGCCTCGTCGCCACCGCCGTCGCCGACGGCGAGCAGCGGCCGTCGCCCTTCCTCGACCTCGTCGCGCCGCCGCCCCCGCCGGCCGAGGGGGCGGACCCCGACGAGGAGGTGCTCACGCCCGTCCCGCGCCGCCTCGCGCTGCCGGCCCTCGTCGCGGAGATGCGCCAGGTGCTCGTGACGCCGGACGGCGGCCGGGACGGCAGCGGCCGCCCGGTCGACGCCGACCGCCGGGCCGCGGCGGCCGCGGGCCTCGCTCGGCTGGCCGCGGCAGGCGTGCCCGGGGCCGACCCCGACGACTGGTACGGCCTCGCGCCGCTCAGCGACGACGGCCCGCTGCACCCCGGCGACGAGCCGGTGCCCGTCTCGCCGTCGAAGGTGGAGCAGTTCGGCCGCTGCCGGCTGCGCTGGCTCCTCGAGGCCTCCGGCGCGGTGGCGCACGAGGCGTCCGGGGCGTCGGTGGGCACGCTCGTCCACGACATCGCCGCCCAGCACCCCACGGCGGACCGCGCGACGCTCCGGGCCGAGCTCGACCGTCGCTGGCACGAGCTCGGGCTGCCCGACGCGTGGCCGGCGCAGCGGGAGCGGCGCCGGGCCGAGGCGATGCTCGACCTGCTCGCCCCCTACCTCGCCGGCTCCGGCGGGCGCACGCTCGTCGGCACCGAGGTCGACGTGCGCGTCGAGGTGGGGCGTGCGCTGCTCACGGGGCGCGTGGACCGGCTCGAGCGCGACGGGGAGGGGCGCCTCGTCGTCGTCGACCTCAAGACGGGCTCGTCCGCGAGGAAGGACGAGCTCCCGCGGCACCCGCAGCTCGGCGCCTACCAGGCCGCCGTCGAGGCCGGTGCCTTCGCGGCGTCGGCCGGCGGCGGCGCGCGCAGCGGTGGGGCGCTGCTCGTCAACGTCAAGCCGCCGCGGGCCGCGGCGTCCCTGCAGCCGCAGGCGCCGCTCGAGGCCGACCCGGAGCCCACGTGGGCGGCCGACCTCCTCTCGGCCACGGCCGAGGGCATGGCGGGCGCCGCCTTCCCCGCCCGTGACCACGACCAGTGCCGCACGTGCCCCGTGCGGACGTCGTGCCCGGTGCGGGTCGAGGGCCGGCAGGTGGGCGCGTGA